A DNA window from Gigantopelta aegis isolate Gae_Host chromosome 4, Gae_host_genome, whole genome shotgun sequence contains the following coding sequences:
- the LOC121372457 gene encoding probable insulin-like peptide 7: MAIKGFSLSSVCQSFTNLVLVWMVVSSDPTPALASLDRSAVINAWHTDCHSRCGVTQLTHMTNIACRLDPYNQENRVKRSAEGEKQDLMSRLQTPFLEKPYSAMFLTKRVRHGHSIRRRGIVDECCHKGCTWEEYAEYCRHNLRIDHDERTQCNN; the protein is encoded by the exons ATGGCTATAAAAG GTTTCAGCTTATCGAGTGTTTGCCAGAGCTTTACCAACCTGGTTCTTGTCTGGATGGTTGTTTCATCGGACCCTACACCAGC gtTGGCAAGCCTTGATCGCAGTGCTGTGATCAACGCGTGGCACACCGACTGTCACTCTCGGTGCGGTGTCACACAGCTTACACACATGACGAACATAGCGTGCAGACTAGATCCTTACAACCAGGAGAATAGAGTCAAGAGATCGGCAGAAGGCGAAAAGCAAG acTTAATGTCACGACTCCAGACACCCTTTCTTGAGAAGCCTTATTCAGCAATGTTTCTGACAAAACGTGTGCGGCACGGCCATTCCATCCGTCGACGAGGGATTGTGGATGAGTGTTGTCACAAGGGATGCACGTGGGAGGAGTACGCGGAATACTGCCGGCACAACCTTCGAATAGATCATGACGAACGCACGCAGTGCAATAATTAA